The Pichia kudriavzevii chromosome 3, complete sequence nucleotide sequence TCTTGCTTTGTTGCTAATGATGCTGTCCTTTCCTTATTTGGTAAACAATTCCCGGACTTGGTGATTTTCTCTGACGAATTGAATCATGCCTCCATGATTCAAGGTATTAGAAATTCAAGAGCTAAAAAGCATATTTTCAAACATAATGATGTTGAGCATTTGGAATCGTTATTGGCACAATATCCTAAATCCACCCCTAAAATCATTGCATTTGAATCCGTCTATTCAATGTGTGGTTCTGTTGCtccaattgagaaattctGCGATTTGGCTGATAAATACGGCGCATTAACCTTTTTAGATGAAGTTCATGCCGTTGGCATGTACGGTCCACATGGTGCTGGTGTTGCCGAACATTTAGATTTTAAACAACACCTAGAATCCGGTATTGCATCTCCAAAGAATGAAACTGTTATGGATAGAATCGATATGATCACCGGTACTTTGGGTAAATCGTttggtgttgttggtggTTATATTGCAGCCAACAGAAATATGACTGATTGGATCAGATCATTTGCTCCAGGTTTTATCTTCACCACCTCTTTACCACCTTCTGTCATGGCCGGTCTCTCAACATCTATTAGAATTGTTCGGAAGAATATTGAAGATCGTGTCAACCAACAATTGAATGTTAGATACGTTAAGGATGAATTCAAGAAGCTCGGTATTCCAGTCATTCCAAATCCATCTCATATTGTTCCATTGCTAGTTGGTAATGCCGCAGACGCTAAGAAGGCATCCGACGCTTTGTTGGACAAGTACAAGATTTATGTCCAGGCAATCAATTTCCCTACAGTCCCAACTGGTGAAGAGAGATTGAGAATCACCCCATCTCCGCGCCATAATAAGGCAGTCTGtgatgaattgattgattctgTTGATAGTCTCTGGAAAAAACTCGAACTAAAGAGAGTCAAGGATTGGGAAAACATTGGTGGTCATTGTGGCGTCGGTGCGGTTTCTGAACAACCACTAGAAAACTTGTGGACTGATGAACTCTTAGCCTTGAAGAACACTGACCTCAATCCAAATGTTCTGGATCCAGTcattgaacaattggaaGTTTCCTCTGGTATCAGAGTCTGATCCCGACTTGTTGCTTTAACTGCTCAATTTTTGGCCTCCCCCCTTTTCCTCTTCCCCGTAGTTCATTAACTTATTTACTCAAATTATCTACTCAAATTATCCAATATGAATCATTTTATATAAACTATTGTTATGTTATTGtctaaaagaaaaagaatatcAAGAATCTAATTTATGTTGCAAAAAGTGCCCCTACTAAAAGCTATTCAAGTGACATAAGTCGATATCCTTTCGTTTTATATaggaaaaatataaagttAGATAATTCTTCTGGAAATCATCACCAGGAGGAATCATTGTTGTCATTTCCATAAGAGTTATTGTTTCCATTACCGTAAGAGTTATCGTTGTTTCCATaagagttgttgttggaacCGTAGGAGTTCTTCTTAGAACCGTATGAATCGTCGTTGTTTCCATAAGAGTTATTGTTTCCACTACCGTAAGAGTTATCGTTGTTTCCATaagagttgttgttggaacCGTAGGAATCGTCGTTGTTTCCATaagagttgttgttggatcCGTAGGAATCGTCGTTGTTGGATCCGTAAGAGTTCTTCTTAGAACCGTATGAATCGTCGTTGTTTCCATaagagttgttgttggatcCGTAGGAATCGTCGTTGTTGGATCCGTAGGAGTTCTTCTTAGAACCGTATGAATCGTCGTTGTTTCCATaagagttgttgttggatcCGTAGGAATCGTCGTTGTTGGATCCGTAGGAGTTCTTCTTAGAACCGTATGAATCGTCGTTGTTTCCATaagagttgttgttggatcCGTAGGAATCGTCGTTGTTGGATCCGTAGGAGTTCTTCTTAGAACCGTATGAATCGTCGTTGTTTCCATaagagttgttgttgatccGTAGGATCTCGTTGTTTCCGTAGGAGTTTTTTGAACCGTAGAATCGTCGTTGTTTCCATaagagttgttgttggatcCGTAGGAATCGTCGTTGTTGGATCCGTAAGAGTTCTTCTTAGAACCGTATGAATCGTCGTTGTTTCCATaagagttgttgttggaacCGTAGGAATCGTCGTTGTTGGATCCGTAAGAGTTCTTCTTAGAACCGTATGAATCGTCGTTGTTTCCATAAGAGTTATTGTTTCCACTACCGTAAGAGTTATCGTTGTTTCCATaagagttgttgttggaacCGTAGGAATTATCGTTGTTAGATCCATAAGAGTTGTCGTTTCTACTACCGTATGAATCCTTGTTTTTAGAGTTGCCAGAACCGTAAGaatcattgttattattgtaggaattgttgttattaccGTAGGAATCGTCACCATAggagttgttgttattaccGTAGGAATCGTCACCATAggagttgttgttattaccGTAGGAATCGCTTCCATAGgaattgttattgttgttgttgccGTAAGAGTCGTTACCGTATCCTGACATTGTGTTAATAAGGgaaaatttggttttgttaATTATAGAGAGATCAGTTTCTGTAACAAAGGAGGAACTAACATAGAGAACATGCAACAAGATCAAACAAAGGAAAGGGGAAATGGTGCTATTTAAGGCAACCTCGTTGGGGAAGAACGCTACCCGCACCTGCAGCGAAGCTTTTCCAGCCAATTGTTGGCACCATGATCGGCGCACATGgtcaaattttttgatggattATTTGTCCCGCTAAGAGGAGACGTACCTGGTTTAGCCCGCTAGAAGAAATGGCAGCACATATATCCAAAACGAGATCGGCATGGCGTAATTATGTTTATGACAAATATTTGCATTGTAGGAAGAACTATATAAGAGGATTAAAGATAAACATATAGTTGAATCTCAGTTCATAAACTTGTTGGCAAGATTCAGAAGTGTGGACGCCGTGCTGTTTTGGCCGCCACCAATGttaccatcaccatcagCGTTATTTCCATTGTATCTACCATTGTAGTTTTGATTGGAATTCGAGTTCGAGTTGGACCCGTGGTCACCTAGAAAACTGCTTGCCATAGATGCAAATTGTCCCAGTTTGGAGGATGAGTTCTGTTCATGTTGATTTCCAGCCCCATATGTTTCATTACCAAAAGAACTGTGCTCGTATTTAGATGCGCCACCATATGATTCATTAACaaaatttgattgattattGTATGAATCACTCTGGTAGTTGGAATTTGGTCTACTAGATCCATGAGAGTCACCTCCAAAATTAGATTCGTTACTGTAGGAGTTTTTACCGTAGGAGCTATTACCGTAGGAGTCACCTCCATGTGCGTTGTTCTGATGACTTGGTCTGTTTGATCCATATGACTCACCACCAAAACTAGATTGATTGTTGTAAGAATCATTCCCATAAGAGCCGTTTCCATATGAATCGTTATTGGAATTCGAGTAGGAGTTGGAGTTGGAATGAGGATTTGGTCTACCAGATCCATATGATTCACCACCAAAATTGGATTGGTTGTTATAGGAATCATTCCCATAAGAGCCGTTTCCATATGAATCGTTATTGGAATTCGAGTAGGAGTTGGAGTTGGaatgatgatttggtcTACCAGATCCATATGATTCGCCACCAAAATTGGATTGGTTGTTATAGGAATCATTTCCATAAGAGCCGTTTCCATATGAATCGTTATTGGAATTCGAGTAGGAGCTGGAATTAGaatgatgatttggtcTACCAGGTCCATATGATTCACCACCAAAACTGGATTGGTGGTTATAAGAATCATTACCACCGTAGTTTGGTCTATCATAAGATTGGTTGCCAAAGCCATTACTGTTGTCAACAATGTTATTATGTTCAGTGTAATTTGAGTCATTTGTGTATGGGTTGCCATTGCCATTGCCATTTCCATGAGCACTATTCTTCTTGCCCAACAAACCACCAATTATAGAACCCACCAGAGCACCACCAGTGCCACTACTGCCTGACGAATGCGATTGATTATTATTTCCACTAAATTTAGAAGCCATAGACATTAACGAAGAAACATCGAACCCACCACTCTGTTTTTGCTGATTTGCATTTACGCCACTAGAGCTCAGCTGTTGAATAAGGGACAGGAAGCCACCATTTCCTTTAGACTGCCCTCCTGAACCTGCACTCATTAGGGAGGAAAGCATGGAAAACTTAGAAGAATTAGAACCAGATGAGCCCAAGACTTGGTTCAACAACATGGACGATAAATCTctatcatttgaatttgtcgAATTCTGCTCAACAGACTTATGCATATTTCCAGAAACGTCCTTCATGACATTTTCCAATTTAGATCTAAGCTCTGGTGAATCAATCTTACCATCCATTTCATCTAGTCTAGACGCTTCCTGGTATTCCTGGACAGCAGCCTGTGTATCGCCtctcttcaacaataaatcACCCTTCAAAATCCTAACTTTACAAAATAGATTAGGATCAATGTTGTTTTGTTCACATTTACGAATGATATTATCAACGAACCTTAGGGCTTCATCACCATTCATTCCTGCCGCTTGTTGCAGCTCATTTTGGATCTCCATTTCAGACATATTCAAACTGGTAGAAGTAATTTAATTGAGACACAAAAAATAAGATATACTATCTTGATGGAATGTTCTTCTGGTATAACCTTGTGTATATTTATTGCCCCTGGGAATCGAGCCGTAAAttcataaaaaaaaaccccTGCAGCGCGTACGGAGAATCTTGCAAAGCCTATTGTTTCTCAGcataaaacaaaacaataaaaaatagACATCATTAAGGAAGTTTTGATTGTAAACTAGGAACAATTCTGCatatagaaaaaatataatcgGTTGAAAACATAGATAGCACTTGGCCAAATTGCAATGCCTTATATATGTCTTGagttttttgattgattttttatGTTATTAGAAGCCATGTATACTTTACTGTCTTTCTCCGTAGAGGTGAAGTACTAAATACCTAAGAATTACTGAAATTAAACATAATCGATTTGCACAACTATGGTAGTAGTTTATGTTCCATATTAGGATCCTAAATTCATCGTTGTACgtcaaactgaaaaaaCCTTTCAAGCTTTGGGATCAGTGGAACTGTAATATTATCAAGTTGCCTTTGATGAGAATGCATCTTAAAAAGTTGCAAAATTGTAATCTTTGAATACAAAATGCTTTTATAAAGAAGACTTTGACTTTCGCTTTGCGTATCAACCTAAAACCGATGTGTTTATATTCCCctggaaaaaaatttattcTTGCTACTTTaaaatttagaaaaagaCAATAATTATGTAAAGGCAACATGCTAATATATAATCCTAAATAGGCAACTATCATAAAGTAGATTTAcacctttttcaaaagaaaaaaagtaacTGACATTGGTAtaatataaaataaaaatataagAAGCAGTTTGTACATTAAAAAAACGGAAGTGTAAAAATATTGCAAACTAAGTGTCTTTGATGAGTATACTATCATAAAGCAAGTTTTATGTTGCTTTAAAGTACAATCATGTCTCTAAAAATTACTAAGCCATTACCAAAATTAAACTGGCTTGGTTTCACAAATGTGCCACAACTTGGAATAAATATATTCCTT carries:
- a CDS encoding uncharacterized protein (PKUD0C07180; similar to Saccharomyces cerevisiae YDR232W (HEM1); ancestral locus Anc_8.453), encoding MESLTKTSLRVCPFVKSHSTTAMKKLAQNASLIKEASQCPIMGPAIESKRSYTQPSKAHHAQATDTVKVSKVNEDATINGTTLNKFNLNSTSNCSSSFGSNEVATNYDGIFQEKLDAKRRDNSYRFFNNINRLAKEFPKAHLQSEEDKVMVWCSNDYLGMGNNQEVFKKMVETMEKYGVGAGGTRNIAGHNRHAINLESEIAALHKKEGALVFSSCFVANDAVLSLFGKQFPDLVIFSDELNHASMIQGIRNSRAKKHIFKHNDVEHLESLLAQYPKSTPKIIAFESVYSMCGSVAPIEKFCDLADKYGALTFLDEVHAVGMYGPHGAGVAEHLDFKQHLESGIASPKNETVMDRIDMITGTLGKSFGVVGGYIAANRNMTDWIRSFAPGFIFTTSLPPSVMAGLSTSIRIVRKNIEDRVNQQLNVRYVKDEFKKLGIPVIPNPSHIVPLLVGNAADAKKASDALLDKYKIYVQAINFPTVPTGEERLRITPSPRHNKAVCDELIDSVDSLWKKLELKRVKDWENIGGHCGVGAVSEQPLENLWTDELLALKNTDLNPNVLDPVIEQLEVSSGIRV
- a CDS encoding uncharacterized protein (PKUD0C07190; similar to Saccharomyces cerevisiae YMR173W (DDR48); ancestral locus Anc_6.244) yields the protein MSGYGNDSYGNNNNNNSYGSDSYGNNNNSYGDDSYGNNNNSYGDDSYGNNNNSYNNNNDSYGSGNSKNKDSYGSRNDNSYGSNNDNSYGSNNNSYGNNDNSYGSGNNNSYGNNDDSYGSKKNSYGSNNDDSYGSNNNSYGNNDDSYGSKKNSYGSNNDDSYGSNNNSYGNNDDSTVQKTPTETTRSYGSTTTLMETTTIHTVLRRTPTDPTTTIPTDPTTTLMETTTIHTVLRRTPTDPTTTIPTDPTTTLMETTTIHTVLRRTPTDPTTTIPTDPTTTLMETTTIHTVLRRTLTDPTTTIPTDPTTTLMETTTIPTVPTTTLMETTITLTVVETITLMETTTIHTVLRRTPTVPTTTLMETTITLTVMETITLMEMTTMIPPGDDFQKNYLTLYFSYIKRKDIDLCHLNSF
- a CDS encoding uncharacterized protein (PKUD0C07200) encodes the protein MSEMEIQNELQQAAGMNGDEALRFVDNIIRKCEQNNIDPNLFCKVRILKGDLLLKRGDTQAAVQEYQEASRLDEMDGKIDSPELRSKLENVMKDVSGNMHKSVEQNSTNSNDRDLSSMLLNQVLGSSGSNSSKFSMLSSLMSAGSGGQSKGNGGFLSLIQQLSSSGVNANQQKQSGGFDVSSLMSMASKFSGNNNQSHSSGSSGTGGALVGSIIGGLLGKKNSAHGNGNGNGNPYTNDSNYTEHNNIVDNSNGFGNQSYDRPNYGGNDSYNHQSSFGGESYGPGRPNHHSNSSSYSNSNNDSYGNGSYGNDSYNNQSNFGGESYGSGRPNHHSNSNSYSNSNNDSYGNGSYGNDSYNNQSNFGGESYGSGRPNPHSNSNSYSNSNNDSYGNGSYGNDSYNNQSSFGGESYGSNRPSHQNNAHGGDSYGNSSYGKNSYSNESNFGGDSHGSSRPNSNYQSDSYNNQSNFVNESYGGASKYEHSSFGNETYGAGNQHEQNSSSKLGQFASMASSFLGDHGSNSNSNSNQNYNGRYNGNNADGDGNIGGGQNSTASTLLNLANKFMN